The Armatimonadota bacterium genome includes the window AGGCCCCTTGCCGATGCCGCCGCCCTCAATGCTGCAAGCAGCCTGTTTGAGGAGGCGCGCGGACCTGTCCTCGTCGCGTGCGCGACCACCGGCTTGCTGACCTCCGCAGAGTTGCGGGCCCTTCTGGTTCAGCACGCCGACGCCCGCGCCGCCGCCACGATTGCGACCATGCGGCTTCAGGAACCCTCAGGGCATGGGCGCGTCGTCCGAGACCCTCATGGCAAGGTTGCGCGGGTCGTTCAGGAGCAGGACGCCAACCCTCGAGTGCGCGCCATCCAAGAGATCTGCGCTGAGGTCTACTGTTTCGATGCGCAGGTGCTGTTCGCCATGCTCCCACGGCTGATTGCCGAGCGCGGCGCCGCACCTACGCCTCTGGCCGATATTTTCGAACTCATTTATGAGGCCGGGGGGACGATCGAGACGCACGTCTTCGACGATTCCGGGACGTTCCAGCGTGCAAAGGGCCTCTGGGACCTTGCGGTTCTCACCGGTGTGCTCCGCCAGCGCATCTTGAAGAAGCATTGCGGCCAGGGCGTGCTCATTACAGACTTGGACACAACCTTCATCTGCCACGACGTCGAAATCGGCTCTGGAACGCGCATCGAGCCCATGACCTCGATCCTGGCCGGCACAAAAGTGGGCGCAAGCTGCCACGTCGGCCCGCAGTCGTTCGTCTCACAATCGGTAATCGAGGACGGCGCATCCGTGTTCATGAGCCAGGTGAGCGGCGCGACGGTTAAGAAGGGGGCCAGGGTCGGCCCGTTTGCCAACCTTCGGCCCGGAGCCGTCATCGGCGAGGGCGCGAAGGTCGGAAACTTTGTCGAGGTGAAGAACGCTTCCCTTGGCAAAAAGGCCAGCGTTTCGCACCTGGCCTATATAGGCGATGGAACCGTCGGCGACGAGACCAACATCGGCGCGGGCGTGATCTTCTGCAACTACGACGGGGTTCACAAGAACCGAACGGAAATCGGGGACAACGCATTCGTTGGCTCCAATTCGACATTGATCGCACCGGTGACCATCGGCGATGGCGCGCTGGTTGCGGCTGGAAGTGTGGTGACCCACGACGTCCCGGCCGATGCCGGAGCGTTTGGGCGTTCTAGACAAGAAACGAAAGAGGGGTGGGCCAAGAAATGGCGTCAGCGGAAACAGGTGGAGTCAACTTGATGGAAGGTGTGAGCGAGCTTCATGACATGAAGCTCTTCGCAGGCAACGCGCATCGCGAATTGGGCGTCCGAGTGGCCGAGTATCTCGGCATCGACGTCGGCGCGATGACCGCCACACGGTTCAGCGACGGCGAGATCCGCGTGCTGGTCGATGAGAGCGCGCGCGGCAACGACGTGTTTCTCCTGCAGCCCACCTGCAACCCGGTGAACGACTCTCTGATGGAGCTCCTGATTCTTTTGGACGCCTTTCGTCGAGCCTCCGCGCGGCGCATCACCGTGGTCATCCCCTACTTCGGCTATGCCCGTCAGGACAAGAAGACCAAGCCGCGCGAACCTATCACCGCACGGCTCGTGGCGGACTTGATCCAGGTTGCCGGCGCCCATCGCGTGGTGTGTGTGGACCTGCACGCCGAGCAGATCATGGGCTTCTTCGACATTCCGGTCGACCACCTCTATGCCGGGCCGATCATCGGGCGCTACATGCTGGATCACGGCATGGGCGAGGACGACGTGGCCGTCGTCAGCCCGGACGTTGCCGGCG containing:
- a CDS encoding ribose-phosphate pyrophosphokinase, which encodes MEGVSELHDMKLFAGNAHRELGVRVAEYLGIDVGAMTATRFSDGEIRVLVDESARGNDVFLLQPTCNPVNDSLMELLILLDAFRRASARRITVVIPYFGYARQDKKTKPREPITARLVADLIQVAGAHRVVCVDLHAEQIMGFFDIPVDHLYAGPIIGRYMLDHGMGEDDVAVVSPDVAGVTRARALAEMLKAPLAIVAKRRPEPNKVDIMEIVGDVAGKKCIMIDDMIDTGGSVIQGAEALLKRGATDVIVSCTHPVLSGNASQRLQDSVISRVITMDTLPIPSEKMFPKLTVLPIAPLVAEAIRRIHTNRSVSSLFNSWR
- the glmU gene encoding bifunctional UDP-N-acetylglucosamine diphosphorylase/glucosamine-1-phosphate N-acetyltransferase GlmU; its protein translation is MLTANAHGIILATGQAEAATGGIAPPLLNACGTPLVELVVSAFRGVGVATPTVVVEEPSGQAIREALGTGVQIAWADRPLADAAALNAASSLFEEARGPVLVACATTGLLTSAELRALLVQHADARAAATIATMRLQEPSGHGRVVRDPHGKVARVVQEQDANPRVRAIQEICAEVYCFDAQVLFAMLPRLIAERGAAPTPLADIFELIYEAGGTIETHVFDDSGTFQRAKGLWDLAVLTGVLRQRILKKHCGQGVLITDLDTTFICHDVEIGSGTRIEPMTSILAGTKVGASCHVGPQSFVSQSVIEDGASVFMSQVSGATVKKGARVGPFANLRPGAVIGEGAKVGNFVEVKNASLGKKASVSHLAYIGDGTVGDETNIGAGVIFCNYDGVHKNRTEIGDNAFVGSNSTLIAPVTIGDGALVAAGSVVTHDVPADAGAFGRSRQETKEGWAKKWRQRKQVEST